The following proteins are encoded in a genomic region of Gossypium hirsutum isolate 1008001.06 chromosome D05, Gossypium_hirsutum_v2.1, whole genome shotgun sequence:
- the LOC107903902 gene encoding signal recognition particle subunit SRP72, translating into MAPKPKEKPKAAASPSQPPPPIEDLFTSLNRHIQRSEFTQAVKVANQVLSVAPGDEDAIRCKVVALIKADKIEEALSAIQSSQKVSFDFSFYKAYCLYRQNKLDEALEVLGKQDKTQPSMLLESQILYRLGKMDACVDICRNLQKAKIDSLEINLVAGLISAGRASEVQGTLDAIKTKATSSFELAYNIACSLIAGNKLKDAEKLLLTARRIGQETLTEENLADDDIEIELAPIAVQLAYVHQLLGQTQEAAGAYTDIVNRNLADEPSLAVAVNNLIAVKGPKEISDSLRKLDRLKEKDSQKFELARAIDLKLSPKQKETIYANRVLLLLHANKMDQARELVAVLPEMFPDNVMPLLLQAAVLVRENKAGKAEEMLGQFAERFPEKSKIILLARAQVAAAAGHPQIAADSLAKVPDIQHMPATVATLVALKERAGDINGAAAVLDSAIKWWKTAMTEGDQLSVIMREAASFKLRHGKEEEAAHLYEELVKSNGNIEALVGLITTVAHANVEKAEAYEKQLKSLPGLKGVDVDALEKTSGAKPVDGASRAGLAEAQEDGKTKEKPKKKRKRKPRYPKGFDPANPGPPPDPERWLPKRERSSYRPKRKDKRAAQVRGSQGAVVRDKNEPSASATNSNTSNSKSNQSTSSKGVSQSAEPLRPQSKSSRKKSRK; encoded by the exons ATGGCGCCGAAGCCTAAAGAGAAGCCAAAAGCGGCAGCATCGCCGTCGCAGCCTCCTCCACCTATCGAAGATCTTTTCACTTCACTCAATAGACACATCCAACGATCCGAATTCACACAAGCCGTCAAAGTTGCAAATCAAG TTCTATCAGTTGCGCCGGGAGATGAAGACGCCATTCGATGCAAAGTTGTGGCGTTGATAAAGGCCGATAAAATCGAGGAGGCTCTCTCAGCAATTCAATCTTCTCAGAAGGTTTCTTTTGATTTCAGTTTCTACAAG GCATATTGCCTATACCGACAAAACAAGTTGGATGAAGCTTTGGAGGTTTTGGGGAAACAAGATAAGACTCAACCAAGCATGTTGCTAGAATCTCAGATTCTATATCGTCTAGGAAAAATGGACGCCTGTGTTGATATCTGTAGGAATCTTCAAAAAGCAAAGATTGATTCCTTGGAAATTAATTTGGTTGCTGGTTTGATATCAGCCGGGAGAGCTTCAGAAGTGCAAGGAACTTTGGATGCCATTAAGACTAAGGCCACTAGCAGCTTTGAGTTGGCCTATAACATTGCTTGTTCTCTAATTGCAGGAAATAAGCTTAAGGATGCTGAAAAACTCTTGCTCACTGCCCGAAG AATTGGCCAGGAAACACTAACAGAAGAAAACCTTGCTGATGATGACATAGAGATTGAACTCGCTCCTATTGCTGTCCAATTAGCTTATGTTCATCAG CTCCTTGGTCAAACACAGGAGGCTGCTGGAGCTTATACAGATATTGTAAACCGAAATCTGGCAGATGAACCATCACTTGCAGTGGCAGTGAACAACCTTATTGCTGTGAAAGGTCCAAAAGAAATATCTGATAGCTTAAGGAAGCTTGATCGGCTTAAAGAGAAAGACTCGCAGAAGTTTGAGCTCGCACGTGCAATTGACTTGAAGCTTTCACCAAAACAAAAAGAGACAATATATGCTAATCGTGTTCTTCTACTTCTTCATGCAAATAAGATGGATCAG GCTAGGGAACTTGTTGCGGTTTTGCCAGAAATGTTTCCTGACAATGTGATGCCACTACTGCTTCAAGCTGCTGTCTTGGTAAGAGAAAACAAGGCAGGGAAAGCTGAAGAAATGTTGGGTCAATTTGCTGAGAGATTCCCTGAAAAGTCGAAGATCATTCTCTTAGCAAGGGCGCAGGTTGCTGCTGCAGCTGGTCACCCTCAAATTGCAGCTGACTCCCTTGCTAAGGTGCCTGATATCCAGCACATGCCTGCCACTGTTGCCACTCTTGTTGCTCTCAAAGAACGTGCTGGAGATATAAATGGTGCAGCTGCTGTGCTTGACTCTGCAATCAAATGGTGGAAAACTGCTATGACCGAGGGCGACCAGCTTAGTGTTATTATGCGAGAGGCTGCATCCTTCAAACTCAGGCATGGCAAGGAGGAGGAAGCTGCCCACCTATACGAGGAGCTTGTAAAAAGTAACGGAAATATAGAAGCATTGGTCGGGCTGATAACTACAGTTGCTCATGCAAATGTTGAGAAGGCTGAAGCTTATGAGAAGCAATTGAAGTCATTACCAGGTCTGAAGGGGGTTGATGTGGATGCTTTGGAGAAAACTTCAGGAGCAAAACCTGTTGATGGTGCTTCTCGTGCCGGGCTTGCTGAAGCTCAAGAGGATGGTAAGACCAaggagaaaccgaagaaaaagagGAAGAGAAAGCCAAGGTATCCCAAAGGGTTTGACCCAGCAAATCCAGGTCCTCCACCAGACCCAGAAAGATGGCTCCCCAAGAGGGAAAGGTCAAGCTACAGGCCTAAACGAAAGGATAAGAGAGCAGCTCAGGTGAGAGGATCTCAGGGTGCAGTGGTTCGAGATAAGAACGAACCTAGTGCTTCAGCTACCAATTCTAATACTTCGAACTCGAAATCAAACCAATCTACCAGTTCAAAGGGAGTTTCACAAAGCGCCGAGCCATTGCGACCTCAATCTAAGTCATCTAGAAAGAAGTCAAGAAAGTAG